Proteins encoded by one window of Paraburkholderia terrae:
- a CDS encoding MbcA/ParS/Xre antitoxin family protein: MADMSAAGLRAFFNIARDWELSAEEQIVLLGSPGRSTFFKWKNAPQTARLGRDTLERLSLLLGIYKALQILLPQPAAADTWIKRPNSAPPFGGRRALDRMLAGNISDLVAVRQYLDAMRGGWA, from the coding sequence ATGGCGGACATGTCCGCTGCCGGTCTGCGCGCGTTCTTCAACATCGCGCGCGACTGGGAATTGAGCGCCGAAGAGCAGATCGTCCTGCTCGGCTCGCCGGGGCGCTCCACCTTCTTCAAATGGAAGAACGCACCGCAAACGGCGCGCCTCGGCCGCGACACGCTGGAGCGGCTGTCTCTTCTGCTCGGTATCTACAAGGCGCTGCAAATCCTGCTGCCGCAGCCTGCCGCCGCCGATACATGGATCAAGCGCCCCAACAGCGCGCCGCCGTTCGGCGGCCGCCGCGCGCTGGACCGCATGTTGGCGGGCAACATCAGCGACCTCGTGGCCGTGCGCCAGTATCTCGACGCAATGCGAGGCGGCTGGGCGTGA
- a CDS encoding GMC family oxidoreductase → MANANSADVVVVGSGVAGSLVAHQMALAGASVILLEAGPRLQRGQIVENFRNSPAKSDFATPYPSTPYAPHPQYSPANHYLIQKGDYPYDSQYVRLVGGTTWHWAAATWRLLPSDFQLKKLYGVGRDWPYPYETLEPWYYAAEVQLGVSGPDTSVDLGSPRSKPYPMTALPLSYMDQRFSVVLNANGFKVVPEPVARNSRPYDARPTCCGNNNCMPICPIGAMYNGIVHADKAERAGAKLIAQAVVYRVEADNKGLITAVHYKDPNGNSTRVTGKLFVLAANGIETPKLMLMSTSDAFPHGIGNSSDQVGRNLMDHPGTGVTFLANESLWPGRGPMEMTSVVNFRDGAFRSEYAAKKLHVSNGVPTMAITSALLKGGMTGAELDRQIRDRAARMVTINSFHEHLPEPQNRIVPSADHKDALGIAQPEIYYSINDYVKKSAAHTHELYAQIAGLFGGTEVSFDDTFAPNNHIMGTTIMGTDAASSVVDADCRTHDHPNLFIASSGVMPGAASVNCTLTIAALSLKLADKLKREI, encoded by the coding sequence ATGGCAAACGCAAATTCCGCCGACGTCGTCGTAGTCGGCTCGGGCGTCGCGGGCAGTCTCGTCGCGCATCAGATGGCGCTCGCGGGTGCGTCGGTGATCCTGCTCGAAGCCGGGCCGCGTCTGCAGCGCGGGCAGATCGTCGAGAACTTTCGCAATTCGCCTGCGAAATCGGACTTCGCGACGCCGTATCCGTCGACGCCTTACGCGCCGCATCCGCAGTACTCGCCCGCCAACCACTATCTGATCCAGAAGGGCGACTATCCGTATGACTCGCAGTATGTGCGGCTCGTCGGCGGCACCACCTGGCATTGGGCGGCTGCGACATGGCGTCTGCTGCCGTCGGACTTTCAACTGAAGAAGCTGTACGGCGTGGGCCGCGACTGGCCTTATCCGTATGAGACGCTCGAACCGTGGTACTACGCGGCCGAAGTGCAACTGGGCGTGTCCGGCCCCGATACATCCGTCGATCTCGGCTCGCCGCGCTCGAAGCCATATCCGATGACCGCGCTGCCGCTGTCGTACATGGACCAGCGTTTCTCCGTCGTACTCAACGCGAACGGCTTCAAGGTCGTGCCCGAGCCCGTCGCTCGCAACAGCCGTCCGTACGACGCGCGCCCCACCTGCTGCGGCAACAACAACTGCATGCCGATCTGTCCGATCGGCGCGATGTACAACGGCATCGTGCATGCCGACAAGGCCGAGCGCGCGGGCGCGAAGCTGATTGCGCAGGCCGTCGTCTACCGTGTCGAGGCGGACAACAAAGGGCTCATCACGGCCGTCCACTACAAGGACCCGAACGGCAACAGCACGCGCGTGACAGGCAAGCTGTTCGTGCTCGCAGCAAACGGTATCGAGACGCCCAAGCTGATGCTGATGTCGACGTCCGACGCATTCCCGCACGGCATCGGCAATAGCTCCGATCAGGTCGGACGTAACCTGATGGACCATCCCGGCACGGGCGTCACGTTTCTCGCGAATGAATCGTTGTGGCCGGGGCGCGGGCCGATGGAGATGACGTCGGTGGTGAACTTCCGCGACGGCGCGTTCCGCTCGGAGTACGCGGCGAAGAAGCTGCACGTGTCGAACGGCGTGCCGACCATGGCGATTACATCGGCGCTCCTCAAAGGCGGGATGACGGGCGCAGAACTGGACCGGCAGATTCGCGACCGCGCCGCGCGCATGGTGACCATCAACAGCTTTCACGAGCATCTGCCCGAGCCGCAGAACCGCATCGTCCCTTCCGCCGATCACAAGGACGCGCTCGGTATTGCGCAGCCCGAGATCTACTACTCGATCAACGATTACGTGAAGAAAAGCGCCGCGCACACGCATGAACTCTATGCGCAGATCGCCGGGCTGTTCGGCGGCACCGAGGTTTCGTTCGACGATACCTTCGCGCCGAACAATCACATCATGGGCACGACCATCATGGGCACCGACGCGGCCAGTTCCGTCGTCGACGCCGACTGCCGCACGCACGATCACCCGAATCTGTTCATTGCGAGCAGCGGCGTGATGCCGGGCGCGGCGTCGGTGAACTGTACGCTGACGATCGCGGCGCTGTCGCTGAAGCTTGCCGACAAGCTCAAGCGCGAAATCTGA
- a CDS encoding sugar dehydrogenase complex small subunit — translation MTDVDRHAARSPRRRAWLLGAFASAAGLAFASAARYGTSGAAPGIVGISPAFADTPPPAGGGFDAFIALSSKLTGHTSFDPLHGKRAYDALSRADGQFTQNVAALNAWLQTHGGVPSDVVTQALQVDQPQLAKTVSAITRAWYLGLVGEMPNVQVIAFERALMFEPVKDILTIPSYCRDVPFYWTHKPANA, via the coding sequence ATGACAGATGTTGATCGACACGCTGCGCGCTCGCCGCGCCGCCGTGCGTGGCTGCTCGGTGCGTTCGCTTCGGCTGCCGGGCTCGCGTTTGCGTCGGCGGCGCGCTATGGCACATCGGGCGCAGCGCCCGGCATCGTAGGCATTTCGCCCGCCTTCGCCGACACGCCGCCGCCCGCAGGCGGCGGTTTCGACGCATTCATTGCGCTCTCCAGCAAGCTCACAGGACACACCAGCTTCGACCCGCTGCACGGCAAACGCGCGTATGACGCGTTGTCCAGAGCGGACGGCCAGTTCACGCAGAACGTCGCCGCGCTCAACGCCTGGCTGCAGACGCATGGCGGCGTGCCTTCGGACGTCGTCACGCAGGCCTTGCAGGTCGACCAGCCGCAGCTCGCGAAGACCGTCAGCGCGATCACGCGCGCGTGGTATCTCGGCCTCGTCGGCGAGATGCCGAACGTGCAGGTCATCGCGTTCGAACGCGCGCTGATGTTCGAACCCGTCAAAGACATCCTGACGATCCCGTCGTACTGTCGCGACGTGCCCTTTTACTGGACACACAAGCCGGCGAATGCGTAA
- a CDS encoding cytochrome c, with protein sequence MKRSDGHGGNLDATVFSASRRAALKARRRVWRMAALAAAFSLFALYLAWLEAYDTELRHTDESPLGEAVAQASAPAGGASGLGPDLVKRGEYLARAGDCIACHTSDKGRPFAGGRAISTPFGTIYTPNITPDPDTGIGRWTDADFMRAMHEGIGKDGQRLYPAFPYVEYTRVTDQDVQAIRAYLNTVVPVRYTPPSNDLRFPFNQRWLMIFWNLLNFDEGRFVPDPKQSAEWNRGAYLVEGLAHCEECHTPRNFTQGLKTGERLSGAIQAGWHAYNITPHKTSGIGGWSDQEIASYLSTGIAQGRASAAGPMADVVSDSTQYLNREDLRSIAIYLRALKPIDRGEARARAEWGSPASDVVALRGARIEGVHGAQLFLANCASCHHWTGEGVGASAPGAYPSLIHNSVAGASDANNLAMVILHGIHRTTKDADALMPAFDRELTDAQIAAVTNYVTKQFGNPRSTLSAEQVGRLRGVPQ encoded by the coding sequence ATGAAACGATCAGACGGACACGGCGGCAACCTCGATGCGACGGTTTTCTCCGCGAGCCGGCGCGCGGCGCTCAAGGCGCGCCGCCGCGTATGGAGGATGGCGGCGCTCGCGGCGGCGTTCTCGCTGTTCGCGCTGTATCTCGCGTGGCTCGAAGCCTACGACACCGAGCTGCGCCACACCGACGAATCGCCGCTCGGCGAAGCCGTCGCGCAGGCCAGCGCGCCTGCAGGCGGCGCGTCCGGTCTGGGCCCCGATCTCGTCAAGCGCGGCGAGTATCTGGCGCGCGCGGGCGATTGCATCGCCTGCCATACGTCGGACAAAGGGCGTCCGTTCGCGGGCGGCCGCGCGATCAGCACGCCGTTCGGCACGATCTATACGCCAAACATCACACCCGATCCGGACACGGGCATCGGCCGCTGGACGGACGCTGACTTCATGCGCGCGATGCACGAAGGCATCGGCAAGGACGGCCAGCGGCTCTACCCAGCGTTTCCGTATGTCGAATACACGCGCGTCACCGATCAGGACGTGCAGGCCATCCGCGCGTATCTGAACACGGTGGTGCCCGTGCGCTACACGCCGCCGTCGAACGATCTGCGCTTTCCGTTCAACCAGCGCTGGCTGATGATCTTCTGGAACCTGCTCAACTTCGACGAAGGGCGCTTCGTGCCCGACCCGAAGCAGAGCGCCGAATGGAATCGCGGCGCGTATCTGGTCGAAGGGCTCGCGCATTGCGAGGAATGCCATACGCCGCGCAACTTCACGCAGGGCCTGAAAACGGGCGAACGTCTGTCGGGCGCGATCCAGGCTGGCTGGCACGCGTACAACATCACGCCGCACAAGACGAGCGGGATCGGCGGCTGGTCGGATCAGGAGATCGCCAGCTATCTGTCGACAGGCATTGCGCAGGGCCGCGCGAGCGCGGCGGGACCGATGGCCGACGTGGTCTCCGACAGCACGCAGTATCTGAATCGCGAAGACCTGCGTTCGATCGCCATCTATCTGCGCGCGCTCAAGCCCATTGACCGGGGCGAGGCACGTGCGCGTGCCGAATGGGGCTCGCCCGCGAGCGACGTCGTCGCGTTGCGCGGCGCGCGGATCGAGGGTGTACACGGCGCGCAGTTATTCCTCGCGAACTGCGCGAGTTGTCACCACTGGACGGGCGAGGGCGTAGGCGCTAGCGCGCCGGGAGCGTATCCGTCACTGATCCATAACAGCGTCGCGGGCGCGAGCGATGCGAACAATCTGGCGATGGTGATTCTGCACGGCATCCACCGTACGACGAAAGACGCCGACGCGCTGATGCCCGCGTTCGACCGCGAACTGACCGACGCGCAGATCGCCGCCGTCACGAACTATGTGACGAAGCAGTTTGGCAATCCTCGATCGACGCTGAGCGCGGAGCAGGTCGGCAGGCTGCGCGGCGTACCGCAGTGA
- a CDS encoding LysR family transcriptional regulator: MKVLDLDAVRAFVLVADLRSFTRAADALDTTQSAVSLKLKRLEAHLGKPLLERTPRVVRLSEHGQAFLDGARDLLSAHDRALGALSADRRRLALGLSEHVAGTDLAALLARVNAHDPGLVLELHMGLSSTLLQQFDERRLDVVVVRSEPDDLPREDGQLLFTEPLSWLATPEWQPRAGEPLPLALLAPPCNVRSISLRTLDGAGIAWREAFVGGGVQAVGAAAAAGLAVSPLARRVAPRGLVDSGARLGLPALPESRVTLHSRVRDARSVESLRLVTNGLIAQ; this comes from the coding sequence ATGAAAGTACTCGATCTCGATGCTGTACGCGCTTTCGTGCTGGTCGCGGACTTGCGTAGCTTCACCCGCGCCGCCGATGCCCTCGACACCACGCAATCCGCCGTCAGCCTCAAGCTGAAACGGCTCGAAGCGCATCTGGGCAAGCCTTTGCTGGAACGCACGCCGCGCGTCGTGCGGCTGTCGGAGCACGGCCAGGCGTTTCTCGACGGCGCGCGCGACCTGCTGAGCGCGCACGACCGCGCGCTCGGCGCGTTATCCGCCGACAGACGGCGACTCGCGCTGGGCTTGAGCGAGCATGTGGCGGGCACCGACCTCGCGGCGCTGCTCGCGCGCGTGAATGCCCATGATCCGGGGCTAGTGCTGGAACTGCACATGGGCTTGTCGTCGACGCTGTTGCAGCAGTTCGACGAACGGCGGCTCGATGTCGTGGTCGTGCGCTCCGAGCCCGACGACTTACCGCGCGAAGACGGCCAGTTGCTCTTCACCGAGCCGCTGTCGTGGCTCGCGACGCCCGAATGGCAGCCGCGTGCGGGCGAGCCGCTGCCGCTGGCGCTGCTCGCCCCGCCCTGCAACGTGCGTTCGATCTCGCTGCGCACGCTCGACGGCGCGGGCATCGCATGGCGCGAGGCGTTTGTCGGCGGCGGCGTGCAGGCCGTCGGCGCAGCGGCTGCGGCTGGGCTCGCCGTGTCGCCACTGGCAAGGCGGGTCGCGCCGCGCGGACTGGTCGATTCAGGCGCGCGGCTTGGATTGCCGGCGTTGCCTGAATCACGCGTGACGTTGCATTCGCGCGTGCGCGACGCGCGTTCGGTTGAGTCGTTGCGGCTCGTGACGAACGGATTAATCGCGCAGTGA
- a CDS encoding DUF1345 domain-containing protein — translation MTVYPQVLRNRPRMVTGFVLGVVVGALLASAHMRPMIRVLVSWDVAVWTYLALMWLEMARADHDRVRDIARREDENAGVVLAIVCLATVASVAAIVLELASSKGSTGVSHYIVTGVTLIGAWFLIPTIFTLHYARLYFATDMQETALKFPDHKLDPNYWDFLYFSFTIAVASQTSDVVLRSREIRRAALAQSVLSFYFNLAVLGLCINMAAGLLGS, via the coding sequence ATGACTGTCTATCCGCAGGTATTGCGCAACCGGCCGCGCATGGTCACGGGCTTCGTGCTCGGCGTGGTGGTCGGCGCGCTGCTCGCCAGCGCGCACATGCGCCCGATGATCCGCGTGCTCGTCTCGTGGGATGTCGCCGTGTGGACCTATCTCGCGCTGATGTGGCTGGAGATGGCACGCGCCGATCACGATCGCGTGCGCGACATTGCGCGGCGCGAAGACGAGAACGCGGGCGTCGTGCTCGCCATCGTTTGCCTCGCGACGGTCGCGAGCGTTGCCGCCATCGTGCTGGAGCTGGCGTCGTCGAAGGGCAGCACGGGTGTGTCGCACTACATCGTGACGGGCGTCACGCTGATCGGCGCGTGGTTCCTGATCCCGACCATCTTCACGCTGCACTACGCGCGCCTGTACTTCGCAACCGACATGCAGGAAACCGCGCTGAAGTTTCCCGACCACAAGCTCGATCCGAACTATTGGGACTTCCTGTATTTCTCGTTCACGATCGCCGTCGCCTCGCAGACATCGGACGTCGTGCTGCGCTCACGCGAGATACGCCGCGCGGCGCTCGCGCAGTCGGTGCTGTCGTTCTATTTCAACCTGGCCGTGCTCGGGCTGTGCATCAACATGGCGGCGGGTTTGCTCGGGTCATAG
- a CDS encoding tautomerase family protein, whose translation MPFTRIAVRAGKPAAYRQALTQGIQRALIAEFNVPEDDIFMVITEHDESNFVYDRNYLGIARSDDFVLIQLTVTNSRTQEQKKALYKRIADNLAEHPGVRREDVFINLVEVLKENWSFGNGIAQYAL comes from the coding sequence ATGCCTTTCACTCGCATCGCAGTTCGCGCCGGCAAGCCCGCTGCTTATCGCCAGGCGCTCACGCAAGGCATCCAGCGCGCGCTGATCGCCGAGTTCAACGTCCCCGAGGACGACATCTTCATGGTCATCACCGAGCACGACGAGAGCAACTTCGTCTATGACCGCAACTATCTCGGCATCGCGCGCAGCGACGATTTCGTGCTGATCCAGCTCACCGTGACCAACAGCCGGACGCAGGAGCAGAAAAAAGCGCTCTACAAGCGCATCGCCGACAACCTCGCCGAGCATCCCGGCGTGCGGCGCGAGGACGTGTTCATCAATCTCGTCGAAGTGCTGAAGGAGAACTGGTCGTTCGGAAACGGGATCGCGCAGTACGCGCTCTGA
- a CDS encoding RES family NAD+ phosphorylase, translating into MTELQWQDQWRVASLAWTPAFRVIPTRFPAVNLFDRVASPEDFEALYALEAMTNDRVRTEVGDLDLVPREERRFGPGYGPIMAALTHLNPQGSRFSDGSYGVFYCARSRETAISETRYHSGLFLAATQEPPMRQQMRLYTVMAQGDVVDLRDAESVDASVLSPNDYSPGQALGRAAREAGAPGIVYPSVRDAGGECLAAFKTTLLRDCHHAAYLEYNWNGSAVDIVFELHQVG; encoded by the coding sequence GTGACTGAACTGCAATGGCAAGACCAATGGCGTGTGGCTTCGCTCGCCTGGACACCTGCGTTCCGCGTGATCCCCACGCGCTTTCCTGCCGTCAACCTGTTCGACCGCGTCGCGTCGCCCGAAGACTTCGAAGCGCTCTACGCGCTCGAAGCCATGACCAATGACCGCGTGCGGACCGAAGTCGGCGATCTCGATCTCGTGCCGCGCGAGGAACGGCGATTCGGTCCCGGCTACGGGCCGATCATGGCCGCGCTCACGCATCTGAATCCGCAAGGCAGCCGTTTCTCGGACGGCTCGTACGGCGTGTTTTACTGCGCGCGCTCGCGCGAAACCGCGATCAGTGAAACGCGTTATCACTCGGGTCTCTTCCTCGCCGCCACGCAGGAGCCGCCGATGCGTCAGCAGATGCGCCTCTATACGGTGATGGCGCAGGGCGACGTGGTAGACCTGCGCGATGCCGAATCGGTCGACGCGTCGGTGCTGTCGCCGAACGACTACTCACCCGGCCAGGCGCTAGGCCGCGCGGCCCGCGAGGCGGGCGCGCCGGGGATCGTGTATCCATCGGTGCGGGATGCAGGTGGCGAATGCCTCGCCGCGTTCAAGACGACGCTGCTGCGCGACTGCCATCACGCGGCGTATCTGGAATACAACTGGAACGGCAGCGCCGTCGATATCGTCTTCGAACTGCACCAGGTGGGGTAG
- a CDS encoding metallophosphoesterase: MDSTLVTVVQHHPVNRTGRDFVVGDLHGCVDALRFLLREVDFDPSRDRLFSVGDLVDRGSQSEEALALLDKPWFYAVLGNHEDALCAVAEGKLKKQWWYGIGGLWSVQVSVERLRVYARRLRTLPLVRVIGSGSERFNVLHAEFLGSDAELDADTLSEEVRQQLLWGRSLAMGAGDPMRQLGLSLTYCGHTPVREVQQIGAQMFIDTGAFGPGGKLTLVEARTTKRWSVTVERARSVGASALALP; this comes from the coding sequence ATGGATTCCACACTTGTCACCGTCGTCCAACATCATCCCGTCAACCGGACCGGACGCGATTTCGTCGTCGGCGATCTGCACGGCTGCGTCGACGCGCTGCGCTTCCTGTTGCGCGAGGTCGATTTCGATCCGTCACGCGACCGGCTGTTCTCGGTCGGCGATCTCGTCGATCGCGGCTCGCAGTCAGAAGAGGCGTTGGCGCTGCTCGACAAGCCTTGGTTTTATGCCGTGCTTGGCAATCACGAGGACGCGCTCTGCGCCGTTGCTGAAGGCAAGCTGAAGAAGCAGTGGTGGTATGGGATCGGCGGCCTGTGGAGCGTGCAGGTGTCTGTTGAAAGACTGCGCGTCTATGCACGGCGTCTGCGCACGCTGCCGCTCGTGCGCGTGATCGGCTCGGGCAGCGAGCGCTTCAACGTGCTGCATGCGGAATTTCTCGGCTCGGACGCGGAACTCGACGCCGACACCCTCTCCGAAGAAGTCCGCCAGCAACTGCTGTGGGGCCGCAGCCTCGCCATGGGCGCGGGCGATCCGATGCGCCAGCTCGGGCTGTCGCTCACGTATTGCGGCCATACGCCCGTGCGCGAAGTGCAGCAGATTGGCGCGCAGATGTTCATCGATACGGGCGCATTCGGTCCCGGCGGCAAGCTGACTCTCGTCGAGGCACGCACGACGAAGCGCTGGTCGGTGACGGTCGAACGGGCGCGCTCGGTCGGTGCTTCGGCGCTGGCGTTGCCTTGA
- a CDS encoding TOBE domain-containing protein, which produces MTSDNNDASHDALQFGGSVWFRSGEQSLGGTQRIALLAAIGETGSITGAAKAIGMSYKAAWDAVDAMNNLAGETLVIRSTGGKGGGGTTLTPRALTLIDTFRAVEREHRLFLERAGAAIAGFSDDWQLIGRIGMKTSARNQWYGKVSAIQRGTVNDEVSLALPGGQSVVAVVTHESTETLELAVGGEAVALVKASSVLLVADDGTADRLSTRNRLRGTVSAVQRGAVNAEVSLTLEGGAVVTSVVTNESVAELSIAEGQALVAAFKASSVILGVTAQA; this is translated from the coding sequence ATGACATCCGATAACAACGACGCTTCCCACGACGCTTTGCAATTTGGCGGTTCCGTCTGGTTCCGCTCCGGCGAGCAGTCGCTCGGCGGCACGCAGCGCATTGCGCTGCTGGCGGCGATCGGCGAAACGGGCTCGATCACGGGCGCGGCCAAAGCCATCGGCATGAGCTACAAGGCCGCGTGGGATGCCGTCGATGCGATGAACAACCTCGCGGGTGAAACACTCGTGATCCGCTCGACGGGCGGCAAGGGCGGCGGCGGCACGACGCTCACGCCGCGCGCGCTGACCTTGATCGACACGTTTCGTGCCGTCGAGCGCGAGCACCGGTTGTTTCTCGAACGCGCGGGCGCGGCTATCGCCGGCTTCTCCGACGACTGGCAACTGATCGGCCGTATCGGCATGAAGACTAGCGCGCGCAACCAGTGGTACGGCAAGGTCAGCGCGATCCAGCGCGGCACGGTCAACGACGAAGTCTCGCTGGCATTGCCCGGCGGGCAGTCGGTCGTCGCCGTCGTCACGCACGAAAGCACGGAGACGCTGGAACTTGCCGTCGGCGGCGAGGCGGTGGCGCTCGTCAAGGCGTCGTCAGTGCTGCTGGTTGCCGATGACGGCACGGCGGACCGGCTGTCGACCCGCAACCGCCTGCGCGGCACGGTGTCGGCCGTGCAGCGTGGCGCCGTGAATGCCGAAGTGTCGCTGACGCTCGAAGGCGGAGCAGTCGTGACGTCCGTCGTCACGAATGAGAGCGTCGCGGAATTGAGCATCGCCGAAGGGCAGGCGCTCGTGGCCGCGTTCAAGGCGTCGAGCGTGATTCTGGGCGTGACGGCCCAGGCTTAA